A segment of the Mercurialis annua linkage group LG4, ddMerAnnu1.2, whole genome shotgun sequence genome:
CAAGAGTTTTCAAATTAACCGTAATTAATCCCAAAGTACAAATGAATTAAGAATGATAACCTGCAGGCAGAGTGTATCACAAACAGCTGTTGATCCAGAATTTCCATCATTTCCATCCTTGGCCAATCTAGGGATTATATCTCTGAAGTACATATGCAATACTTTgtcatttaaattaattgagTCAGCACCGGTATGTAGTACCTGTTTCATGAGAACCAAAACAAAGGTCAACAGTGATGTTAAAAAAGCTAGGCACTAGAAGTCCATACAAAATGACACAAGAGAAAGGGATTTGGAGAATATGAGCATGTGAAGCTTGATACAAGAATTAGGAAAAATTCGAATTGAGTAAGCATAACATATAAAACTTTTACTTCCATCTCTTTCCTTACCTGCGGGTACTGCATAGGTGGTAATAGAGGCTCTGGCAAGTCATCAGGGAAGAATGGGTGCTCATCGGGGCTCTTGTATCTGCCCACCTATAATAAAGATGAAATGTAAGGAACCAGCAAAACGGCATCATAATGACAGTTTATTTCGCCAAGAAGTTGCTGAAGCTTAAGCATAGGATACCTGAGCATGAAGCTTTTCAGTTTCTTTGAGCATGAACTCTACCAAAGAGCCATGAAAGCCTTCCATGGCAAAAGCATCAGGGTCATAGGTATCAGCATTATAACTGTACTGTGATCGCTCTAAAAGGCTGAATATTATGCTATCCTCTTGCTGAATCAAAGAACGTCTTATATTTTCAAGGGTCAAATTCTCACTCTCATCCACCCTTTTCTTCTTTGCCAACCTACATACATAAAAAGTCTACATTCAAAATGTAATCATAGGAGATTTGACTAAACTTTGCTTATAAAAGAATACAAGGTACTTCAAATTCTAGCTTTGAATAATTAACTCTAGCACAACAGTACCACTACCACCAATTAGCAGGCTTCTAAATTTCCAGTAAATTTACAGCCTGTTCGGATTGAGGGTTGACGAGAGTTTCAAAGATTTATAAAGTTTGGTGGACTTTAACTAATTTTATGGAAGAAAGTAACTATTAAGAACCTTCAAAATCTCATATCTCAAGTTTTATCTATACTTTAAatcatattaataattattcgAATTTCGTAATCCATATTTTACTTAACCCCCCTTCCAACAAGGATCAAAAACCTCACCTTACCTTATTTTCCTATACTCAACTTTAAAAACCTTTACAGATTAACAATCAATAGACACAGCATAGATACCCAATCTAACTTGATCATCAAAAGTACATATGAAATTCAATAAACACACAACATTCCAAAACTAAGAAACAATCAGATACCATTctgatttcaataaaaaaaaggtcaacCGCTAACAAAATTCCAGTACCAAGAAATTATCAATTACCATTCTCATCCTCATTCAACTAATCAATTGACATAGTTCATCTGCTATAACATAAACACAAGAGTAATCGCAGAAAATTAACTGTGCAAAAAAACATATTCTCATCTAAGTTGCATATACAAtgataaaacaaaaagaaaccCAATTTGCACAGAGAGTATACACAACCAGTATAGTAGATACCCAACAAGgcataaaagttaaaaacacataaaaaaacAGTCAGCAAgagataaaaatcaaaattggaAGGACTTACGCAATAGAAGAAGCAGAAGCTTGAACCGAAAGGCTGCATCTTTTCGCAAGCGCAGAACAAAGATTCTGCCTTGTTTTAGGAACAAGACAGCAACTACTCCTAGGAAACTTCGAACCACGGTGAGAAGCAGGCATTAATGTGGCAGTTTTTAAGAGCTTCTGAGCCTCCATTATACAATATTATCCGAAAAGAAACAGAAACTGAAATCAAAAGTATGTTTAGAGagacaaaagaaaaatataaaagagaGAGAAGTGGTTGTGTTTGATAGTTGAGGTTGAGGGGAGTTTGTAAGTTGTTGGCGTTGTTGTTTGTGGTTGTTGAGGTTTAGGTGACGAGAGGGTGTTAGGTAAAAGAAAGTTAAACGGCGCTACAACAATCGTATTCTTAGCCACCACTACTACTATTCTACGATTCTATGCATTTATGTGCTTCATTGCTCCATTAttaccaattttattttatttcaaactcaaattcacactcttttgtttcgtaattttagcaaaaataattttatgcaTTTTAGTTGAGCTATTTATTAGGTATATTGTGAGCTCAAATAGAAACGGAACTagaattattgttttaaaaaggattaaattgCAATGTATGTTACTTGTGGAGAGGTAGttataaaaattgaaggattaaatcttgtaataaattttaaaattaattttgataatctTAAAGTTGATGATCATTGCTTATCTAGCtaaaaattatctaaattaatattaattttttttaatctactCTCTTAAAATTCGGTTAGTTTGTtccaattaaaaattgatttatttatcaaaaacacTATACTATGTATGAGAGGAATATTCTACAAAGGCTGTGCCTGTGCAAGACTtttcatctatttttttttcttttcgagTGATAAGAAAATCATATTCaatatctatataaaaatttaatttaatttatatttatctatccattctatactatatataaaaatacggaTGGAAGAGACACATGTACATGAATATTCTTaatactatttaaattaaattcaataataattattttatctaaatattAGCTAATTAAAACTACTtgcaatataataaaaatactcaattattttatagaattttatacCATATCTACCACTACaagtttttgagtaattaaaaattaccctaaattacttttttattaCTTAAACAATTTGTAAACTGAAATAGATTggaaataatataaaatcttCGGTAGTGCAATCTCATTAGTTTTAAATATCTATCTATGTTGGCAAGAATACAAGAAAATAAATAGTTACAAAATGTAAGTATAGACAAAATTGATTAATGTAATTATAATGTGttagtaaatttaaaaaaatattagttgttttattcaaattaaattaatgaactCCTAATTCATCTCAAATTTGGACTGTATCATATTTTtcgtaattaaataaatattttatttataattaattaattagcgACCACTGAGAGCGAGTACTaactaaatataatattttgacgagtcacattactagtcacgtgtgaaacacgttaAGCAACACTAGTTgatcaaaatttattaatctcaatttaattatgtttgataTAGTTGTTAGGATTAttcctagaattctaattagtttaggacTTTAATTTATCCTAATATGTGTTGGATGTTGATTATGTCATTATTAGGTTTGTGTAGGAAACGGAAGTCTAAATCTTTTTTGGATTTGAACTCCTTATTCCTTTTACCTATTTAGAACACTATAAATAGACAAGCTCATGGCTTGTATAATTTAAGAGTGTGAGGCAGATTAATACGACCAAAGCATTATTTGGGTTTATTGTTGGGTTTGTGCATTAGAAAAATCTCTACCGTTCTTTTGTATTCTTCATCTTTTAGTGAATAAAACTCATTCCTTTGCCCGTGGAGTTGTCATTgacgaaccacgtaaatcttgtgtttgtttttagttcGATTCTATATTTTGCCATAAGCTTGATTTcctaatttattttctgctaTTCCGCTGCGGCTAATCTCACaacaagtggtatcagagcaacagTTCTGATTTGGGatttatttgagaaattttCTGATATGGCTAtgacaaaatttgaaattgagaaGTTTGATCGCACTAAGAGTTTTGTCTTATGGCAAATCAAGATGCGTGACTGTTTAACACAAGCTGGATTGCGAAAAACATTACTGGAGAAGGAGAAGCTATTAGAGAAGATGACTGAAGACGAGATTGAAGATTTGGATGAGAAAACTCTATCTACCATCCGactatgtttatctgatgataTTTTGCGTGAAGTTCTGCGCGAAAAATCCGCTTTGAATTTGTagaagaaacttgaaacgcagTTCTTGAAGAAAAATCTCACCAGTAAACTTGTTGTCAAAAACCGTCTACATATGCTCCATATGGCTGAAGGTACGTATTTGAAAACACACCTTGGGGAATTCAATTCCATTATAATGGATTTGGAGAGTCTGGATATTAAATATGATGAAGAAGATCTGTCTCTTATGTTGCTTCGTTCATTACCTTCTGATTATAAgcaatttcgtgaaaatttaatatttaatcatgATACGCTTTATGTTGAGGGAGTTAAATCTGCCCTATTTTCGAAGGAGTTAATGGATAAGGAGCTAATGGGGAATGCTAGTCAGATGTCTGATACTGCCTTTACAATCAGTACTAGCATGAAGACAAATTACGATAACAAGTGTCCGAAACACAAAAACTCTACTTGTAATTATTGCAAGAAGAAGGGGCATCTAAAGATTGATTATTGGAAAAATCCAAAAAGCAAAAACTACCGAAAGCCTAACGTTCAAGCCAATATTGTTGAAAATGAATCAGATGAGGACCATGAAGATGTGTTAGCAGTTTGGAGTAGCAATTCAGGTTTTAGGGGGAGCCGGTTCTACAACCGGTTTAACCCAGAGAACCGGCTTGGTCCAAAAGTGCAGCATAAATCTATAAGTTCAAAATTTTATGCAGATTcaggttgttcatatcacattTGTGCCAATTTCAATTGGTTTTCCGACTACAACAGAGTTGATAGTGGGGTTGTAGTTATGGGCAATGGTGGAACTTGCAGAATTTTGGGCATTGGTTCAGTCAAGATCAAGATGCATGATGGAAAAGTTAGAACATTCACCGACGTTCGACATGTTCCTGAAATGCGTAAGAATCTTATCTCTCTATCTACTTTAGAAATTTGTGGATATGAGTTTTATGGCAGGAATGGGGTTTTGGATATTGTGAAAGATGCTGTGGTGTTATTGAAAGCTCATAGAGTTGGTCGTTTGTATGAGATTGATGGATCAGTTACGACTTCGTCTCTTTCGCCAGATTCTACTGATGACATAGCCAAGATCAAGGCCAACAAATTCGCAGCTGCGTGCCAATTGATTGATAAGTTATTTGATTTATCTATTGTGTCATTTTGCAAGTTCAAGACGTTCTTGGGCTTGTTTGGAATTTCTCAATAGTAGTAACCTG
Coding sequences within it:
- the LOC126679264 gene encoding chorismate mutase 1, chloroplastic produces the protein MEAQKLLKTATLMPASHRGSKFPRSSCCLVPKTRQNLCSALAKRCSLSVQASASSIALAKKKRVDESENLTLENIRRSLIQQEDSIIFSLLERSQYSYNADTYDPDAFAMEGFHGSLVEFMLKETEKLHAQVGRYKSPDEHPFFPDDLPEPLLPPMQYPQVLHTGADSINLNDKVLHMYFRDIIPRLAKDGNDGNSGSTAVCDTLCLQILSKRIHYGKFVAEAKFRDSPEAYEAAIRAQDRDKLMELLTYTKVEELVKKRVEMKTRTFGQEVTVICGEDEIEPAYKIEPTLVAELYGDWIMPLTKEVQVEYLLRRLD